In one Dermochelys coriacea isolate rDerCor1 chromosome 20, rDerCor1.pri.v4, whole genome shotgun sequence genomic region, the following are encoded:
- the PSPN gene encoding persephin — protein MDSSQLLCSISFILLVRPTVSQPLEDKRPMLMEEQEPGTSITDLLWALLETHMPKGPSLHVPDNPRILLPYASPRPAKRRQKRRLLAGSHLWEQPEEQCRLRSLLLRVKDLGLGYDSEETILFKYCSGSCPKARTNHDLTLSVLLQKSEIPALGEEKIVGDPCCRPTHYEDVAFLDNSHQWHEVEKLSASACSCVG, from the exons ATGGATTCATCCCAGCTCCTCTGCAGCATCTCGTTCATCCTCCTGGTCAGACCCACTGTCTCCCAGCCACTGGAAGACAAGAGGCCCATGCTGATGGAAGAGCAAGAGCCAGGTACCAGCATCACGGACCTGCTCTGGGCACTCCTAG agaCGCATATGCCAAAGGGACCTTCCCTGCATGTCCCGGACAACCCTAGAATCCTGCTGCCCTACGCCTCCCCCAGGCCGGCCAAGCGCCGTCAGAAACGGAGGCTGCTGGCCGGCAGCCACTTGTGggagcagccagaggagcagTGCCGGCTGCGGAGCCTGCTGCTGCGCGtcaaggatctgggcctaggCTACGACTCCGAGGAGACCATCCTGTTCAAGTATTGCAGCGGAAGCTGCCCCAAGGCCCGCACCAACCATGACCTGACGCTCTCCGTGCTGCTCCAGAAGAGTGAGATCCCGGCCCTGGGCGAGGAGAAGATCGTTGGCGACCCCTGCTGCCGGCCAACACACTACGAGGATGTGGCCTTCCTGGACAACAGCCACCAGTGGCACGAGGTGGAGAAGCTCTCTGCTTCTGCCTGCTCCTGCGTGGGCTGA
- the ALKBH7 gene encoding alpha-ketoglutarate-dependent dioxygenase alkB homolog 7, mitochondrial, protein MHRVAARLPPPGPGPLRCAAAAWPRRALCGEAPALVRASGLGVARRLRGQAGVRPGFLSGPEEAALGRELEPQLRRRRYQFDHWDGAIHGFRETEIAQWSEENREILQRVRGTAFSPGMSQFSLVHVLDLDKSGYIKPHIDSVKFCGCTIAGLSLLSSSVMRLVSEQNPEDWMDLLLPRRSLYILRGPARYEFTHEILKDEESYFDGQKIPRERRISIICRNLPVPPAPS, encoded by the exons ATGCACCGCGTCGCGGCCCGCCTGCCCCCGCCCGGGCCTGGCCCCCTGCGCTGCGCTGCGGCCGCCTGGCCCCGGCGGGCCCTGTGCGGGGAGGCCCCGGCGCTGGTGCGGGCCTCGGGCCTGGGCGTGGCGCGGCGGCTGCGGGGCCAGGCGGGGGTGCGGCCCGGCTTCCTCAGCGGCCCCGAGGAGGCGGCGCTGGGCCGCGAGCTGGAGCCGCAGCTGCGCCGCCGCCGCTACCAGTTCGACCATTGGGACGGG GCCATTCATGGTTTCCGGGAAACAGAGATAGCCCAGTGGAGCGAGGAGAACCGGGAAATCTTGCAGCGGGTCCGGGGCACGGCCTTCTCGCCAGGAATGTCTCAGTTCTCGCTAGTCCACGTCCTCGACCTGGATAAAAGCGGCTACATCAAACCTCACATAGACAGTGTTAAG TTTTGCGGCTGCACGATTGCGGGGCTGTCCTTGCTGTCCTCCAGTGTGATGCGGCTGGTCAGCGAACAGAACCCAGAGGACTGGATGGACCTGTTGCTGCCGCGCCGTTCGCTGTACATCCTCAG AGGCCCAGCTCGCTACGAGTTCACCCACGAGATCCTCAAAGACGAGGAGTCCTATTTTGATGGCCAGAAGATCCCGCGAGAGAGGAGGATTTCCATCATCTGCAGGAACCTGCCAGTGCCACCAGCCCCAAGCTAG
- the LOC119845914 gene encoding afadin- and alpha-actinin-binding protein-like isoform X2 yields the protein MAKYIPEPGISSLVATSLADLNDPLELLEGAGELSGAFCWSTNIDHCISYLNEEVRVLGLAPLYAEGGFDLRALVNGTYALLRLYREASAKLGAMEAEELRRAGELGYLRGRQNKLKVRVEACEREIAAVQSRNKELLALLKGEKDEPWGAQQVVKLLATLASRGAQHRHELRRKEQELSRLKEKMSQQLTDKRDRRAAMEILNNLGRADGRRATWKTGKSLGKKEEEMFRSLLAAQEKQLQELMLENAELKQLLDQLRQDTGGLLGAAQGGEGEPAPEGTRSSNAMQEQLTRGIRDQWCSFKSHVESLGSQAVAAGSQGCEAEGGDPVISVTDHDKEIMKLKAEIEDSQQLIALQQQCFQEQLIAAANSELPANLRGSYFLEEQQRLQEEQQAFRQQKRAFEEERKNFTEAAIRLGHERKQFEEERALLLKQHFLSTMAELGPLATQAAEQEILPQSKKWNKPTYNPYPKANTPVVLVRSRHLAPSPVTPSTAELLRVLKLIPDNRSPPPAQPSQQSNDQKESHKDTACQTEIEDFWPISGDLLDHFLDSSF from the exons ATGGCCAAGTATATCCCCGAGCCAGGCATCTCTTCACTGGTGGCGACCAGCCTGGCCGACCTCAATGaccccctggagctgctggagggggCCGGTGAGCTGAGCGGGGCCTTCTGCTGGAGCACCAACATTGATCACTGCATCTCGTACCTCAACGAG GAGGTGAGGGTGCTGGGGCTGGCCCCACTCTATGCGGAGGGAGGCTTTGACCTCCGGGCCCTGGTGAACGGCACCTATGCCCTGCTGCGGCTCTACCGGGAGGCCTCAGCCAAGCTGGGCGCCATGGAGGCCGAGGAGTTGAGGCGAGCTGGTGAGCTGGGCTACCTGAGGGGCCGGCAGAACAAGCTCAAG GTGCGAGTGGAGGCCTGCGAGAGAGAGATCGCGGCTGTGCAGAGCAGGAACAAAGAGCTGCTGGCCTTGCTGAAAGGAGAGAAGGATGAG CCTTGGGGTGCCCAGCAGGTGGTGAAGCTCCTGGCCACCCTCGCCAGCCGTGGGGCGCAACACCGCCACGAGTTgaggaggaaggagcaggagCTGAGCCGGCTGAAGGAGAAGATGAGCCAGCAGCTGACGGACAAGAGGGACAGGCGCGCGG ccatggagATTCTCAATAACCTGGGCCGGGCGGACGGCAGAAGGGCAACCTGGAAAACCGGGAAGTCACTCGGCAA gaaggaggaggagatgttCCGCTCCCTGCTGGCGGCCcaggagaagcagctgcaggagctgaTGCTGGAGAACGCGGAGCTGAAGCAGCTGCTGGACCAGCTGCGCCAGGACACGGGGGGCCTGCTGGGTGCTGCCCAG GGAGGCGAAGGGGAGCCAGCGCCAGAGGGGACCCGTTCATCCAACGCGATGCAGGAGCAGCTGACGCGTGGCATCCGGGACCAATGGTGCAGCTTCAAGAGCCATGTGGAAAGTCTGGGCAGTCAGG CAGTGGCCGCCGGCTCCCAGGGGTGCGAGGCCGAGGGCGGGGACCCTGTGATCAGTGTGACGGACCATGACAAGGAGATCATGAAGCTGAAGGCGGAGATTGAGGACAGCCAGCAACTGATTGCCTTGCAGCAGCAATGTTTCCAG gAGCAACTGATTGCAGCTGCCAACAGCGAGCTGCCGGCCAACCTGAGGGGCTCCTACttcctggaggagcagcagcggctgcaggaggagcagcaggcgTTCCGGCAGCAGAAGCGAGCCTTCGAGGAGGAGCGCAAGAACTTCACAGAAGCTGCCATCCGCCTGGGGCATGAG AGGAAGCAGTTTGAGGAGGAACGAGCCCTGCTCCTGAAGCAGCATTTCCTGAGCACAATGGCGGAGCTGGGACCACTCGCCACCCAAG cTGCAGAACAGGAGATTCTCCCCCAGTCAAAGAAATGGAACAAGCCCACCTATAACCCCTACCCGAAGGCCAACACCCCAGTGGTGCTGGTCAGAAGCCGGCACCTCGCCCCCAGTCCCGTCACCCCCAGCACGGCAGAGCTGCTCAGGGTGCTGAAGCTCATCCCAGATAACAG ATCCCCACCTCCCGCGCAGCCCAGCCAGCAGAGTAATGACCAGAAGGAAAGCCACAAAGACACAGCCTGCCAGACAGAGATCGAGGACTTCTGGCCCATTAGCGGTGACCTTCTGGACCACTTCTTAGACAGCTCCTTCTAG
- the LOC119845914 gene encoding afadin- and alpha-actinin-binding protein-like isoform X1 → MEWTVGAGVPICLQRGALENSGCPSVQEAEPLPETSGVMAKYIPEPGISSLVATSLADLNDPLELLEGAGELSGAFCWSTNIDHCISYLNEEVRVLGLAPLYAEGGFDLRALVNGTYALLRLYREASAKLGAMEAEELRRAGELGYLRGRQNKLKVRVEACEREIAAVQSRNKELLALLKGEKDEVVKLLATLASRGAQHRHELRRKEQELSRLKEKMSQQLTDKRDRRAAMEILNNLGRADGRRATWKTGKSLGKKEEEMFRSLLAAQEKQLQELMLENAELKQLLDQLRQDTGGLLGAAQGGEGEPAPEGTRSSNAMQEQLTRGIRDQWCSFKSHVESLGSQAVAAGSQGCEAEGGDPVISVTDHDKEIMKLKAEIEDSQQLIALQQQCFQEQLIAAANSELPANLRGSYFLEEQQRLQEEQQAFRQQKRAFEEERKNFTEAAIRLGHERKQFEEERALLLKQHFLSTMAELGPLATQAAEQEILPQSKKWNKPTYNPYPKANTPVVLVRSRHLAPSPVTPSTAELLRVLKLIPDNRSPPPAQPSQQSNDQKESHKDTACQTEIEDFWPISGDLLDHFLDSSF, encoded by the exons ATGGAGTGGACAGttggggctggag TTCCCATTTGTCTGCAGCGGGGAGCCCTGGAGAACTCAGGGTGCCCCTCGGTGCAGGAGGCAGAGCCATTGCCAG aGACCAGCGGTGTAATGGCCAAGTATATCCCCGAGCCAGGCATCTCTTCACTGGTGGCGACCAGCCTGGCCGACCTCAATGaccccctggagctgctggagggggCCGGTGAGCTGAGCGGGGCCTTCTGCTGGAGCACCAACATTGATCACTGCATCTCGTACCTCAACGAG GAGGTGAGGGTGCTGGGGCTGGCCCCACTCTATGCGGAGGGAGGCTTTGACCTCCGGGCCCTGGTGAACGGCACCTATGCCCTGCTGCGGCTCTACCGGGAGGCCTCAGCCAAGCTGGGCGCCATGGAGGCCGAGGAGTTGAGGCGAGCTGGTGAGCTGGGCTACCTGAGGGGCCGGCAGAACAAGCTCAAG GTGCGAGTGGAGGCCTGCGAGAGAGAGATCGCGGCTGTGCAGAGCAGGAACAAAGAGCTGCTGGCCTTGCTGAAAGGAGAGAAGGATGAG GTGGTGAAGCTCCTGGCCACCCTCGCCAGCCGTGGGGCGCAACACCGCCACGAGTTgaggaggaaggagcaggagCTGAGCCGGCTGAAGGAGAAGATGAGCCAGCAGCTGACGGACAAGAGGGACAGGCGCGCGG ccatggagATTCTCAATAACCTGGGCCGGGCGGACGGCAGAAGGGCAACCTGGAAAACCGGGAAGTCACTCGGCAA gaaggaggaggagatgttCCGCTCCCTGCTGGCGGCCcaggagaagcagctgcaggagctgaTGCTGGAGAACGCGGAGCTGAAGCAGCTGCTGGACCAGCTGCGCCAGGACACGGGGGGCCTGCTGGGTGCTGCCCAG GGAGGCGAAGGGGAGCCAGCGCCAGAGGGGACCCGTTCATCCAACGCGATGCAGGAGCAGCTGACGCGTGGCATCCGGGACCAATGGTGCAGCTTCAAGAGCCATGTGGAAAGTCTGGGCAGTCAGG CAGTGGCCGCCGGCTCCCAGGGGTGCGAGGCCGAGGGCGGGGACCCTGTGATCAGTGTGACGGACCATGACAAGGAGATCATGAAGCTGAAGGCGGAGATTGAGGACAGCCAGCAACTGATTGCCTTGCAGCAGCAATGTTTCCAG gAGCAACTGATTGCAGCTGCCAACAGCGAGCTGCCGGCCAACCTGAGGGGCTCCTACttcctggaggagcagcagcggctgcaggaggagcagcaggcgTTCCGGCAGCAGAAGCGAGCCTTCGAGGAGGAGCGCAAGAACTTCACAGAAGCTGCCATCCGCCTGGGGCATGAG AGGAAGCAGTTTGAGGAGGAACGAGCCCTGCTCCTGAAGCAGCATTTCCTGAGCACAATGGCGGAGCTGGGACCACTCGCCACCCAAG cTGCAGAACAGGAGATTCTCCCCCAGTCAAAGAAATGGAACAAGCCCACCTATAACCCCTACCCGAAGGCCAACACCCCAGTGGTGCTGGTCAGAAGCCGGCACCTCGCCCCCAGTCCCGTCACCCCCAGCACGGCAGAGCTGCTCAGGGTGCTGAAGCTCATCCCAGATAACAG ATCCCCACCTCCCGCGCAGCCCAGCCAGCAGAGTAATGACCAGAAGGAAAGCCACAAAGACACAGCCTGCCAGACAGAGATCGAGGACTTCTGGCCCATTAGCGGTGACCTTCTGGACCACTTCTTAGACAGCTCCTTCTAG